The proteins below come from a single Candidatus Aenigmatarchaeota archaeon genomic window:
- a CDS encoding DUF262 domain-containing protein: MGDPLTIRKLIERISSGDIRIPAFQRDFVWEPDQVAFLLDSIYKGFPIGTIILWKTDTRLTTEKDLGRFVLPQPLKDYPVNYVLDGQQRITSLFSVFQTTLTPVDDEWVDIYFDLEAKESIQESLFVALDESEVDSNRYFPMKVLFDTVGYRKATEKLSDKQKLEIDNLQDRFKEYLIPNETFESQDRNSVAIVFERINRAGTELDIFQLLSAWSWSEDFDLVEKFDELQEEIAEHGYEGLCKDRDLQLRICAGIIRGETTPKAILEMQGQEIRERFEDIRRGMLGAIDFLKGELNIKNYKLLPFPGLIVPLSVFFETCRTEGSPYTDKQKQKMMKWFWRSVFTRRFSAGVNEKQAVDITEFKALKDDENHSFNYPLDEIKVDFKNSKFSSGSADSKTLILLLGSLEPHSFVSGTTIKLERVLNKVNTHEFHHIFPKKHLERSSVEKRKINVLANICFLTRGDNNTIKDEAPSEYIRRIDRRHFNEYIDESLIPRDFADLDYDSFIDQRASLIMAKAKDLMNLYTD; the protein is encoded by the coding sequence ATGGGAGACCCTCTTACGATTAGGAAGTTGATTGAGAGAATTTCTTCAGGAGATATAAGAATCCCGGCCTTTCAACGAGATTTTGTTTGGGAACCTGATCAAGTAGCATTTTTGCTAGATAGCATTTACAAAGGTTTTCCGATAGGAACCATCATTTTATGGAAAACTGATACTCGCCTTACAACAGAAAAAGATCTGGGAAGATTTGTTCTGCCTCAACCGCTAAAAGATTATCCTGTAAATTATGTGTTAGATGGGCAACAAAGAATCACTAGCTTATTTAGCGTTTTTCAAACCACTCTTACACCAGTAGATGATGAATGGGTGGATATATATTTTGACTTGGAGGCTAAAGAAAGTATCCAAGAATCGTTATTTGTAGCGCTTGACGAATCAGAGGTTGATTCAAACAGATATTTTCCCATGAAGGTATTATTTGATACGGTAGGTTATAGAAAAGCAACGGAAAAGCTATCCGATAAGCAAAAATTAGAAATCGATAATCTTCAAGACCGATTTAAGGAATACTTAATACCCAACGAGACATTTGAGTCACAAGATCGGAATAGTGTAGCCATTGTTTTTGAAAGAATAAATCGGGCGGGTACAGAGCTAGACATCTTTCAACTTTTGTCCGCATGGAGCTGGTCGGAAGATTTTGACCTGGTTGAAAAATTTGACGAACTTCAAGAAGAAATTGCAGAGCATGGGTACGAAGGGTTGTGTAAAGATAGAGACCTACAATTAAGGATATGTGCAGGGATTATTAGAGGAGAAACTACTCCCAAGGCAATCCTTGAAATGCAAGGTCAAGAAATTAGAGAAAGATTTGAAGACATTAGGAGAGGTATGTTGGGTGCAATTGACTTCTTAAAAGGGGAATTAAACATTAAGAATTACAAATTGCTCCCGTTCCCAGGTCTCATTGTCCCATTAAGTGTTTTCTTTGAAACTTGTAGAACCGAAGGTTCACCTTATACTGATAAGCAAAAACAAAAAATGATGAAATGGTTTTGGAGATCGGTCTTTACTCGAAGATTTTCTGCAGGCGTTAATGAAAAGCAAGCTGTTGATATTACTGAGTTTAAAGCTTTAAAGGATGACGAAAATCATAGCTTCAATTACCCTTTGGATGAAATTAAGGTAGACTTTAAGAACAGTAAGTTCTCATCTGGAAGTGCCGATTCAAAAACGTTAATTCTTTTACTAGGTTCACTTGAGCCACATTCTTTTGTAAGTGGTACAACGATAAAGCTGGAAAGGGTATTAAATAAAGTAAATACCCATGAATTTCACCACATTTTTCCCAAAAAGCATTTGGAGCGAAGTAGTGTTGAGAAAAGAAAAATAAATGTGCTGGCCAATATTTGTTTCTTAACCCGAGGAGATAACAATACCATAAAGGATGAGGCACCAAGCGAATATATTCGGCGAATTGACAGGCGCCATTTTAATGAGTATATCGACGAATCGTTAATTCCAAGAGATTTTGCAGACCTCGATTATGACTCCTTTATTGACCAAAGAGCCAGTTTAATCATGGCTAAAGCAAAAGACTTGATGAATCTGTACACCGATTAG